The following are encoded together in the Humulus lupulus chromosome 5, drHumLupu1.1, whole genome shotgun sequence genome:
- the LOC133778765 gene encoding probable receptor-like protein kinase At1g33260 encodes MGFEFLKFNCLGLGRRANKRKQIHNSNSSTGSATGNNGNGNGNDDHIMVEDQHYSSSPIRKFSWDEIKRFTMNFSSSRVIGSGGFSTVYLADLTSSSMTTSTSKTHHHHHQIASVKMSNGSRSVFKQELDILRHLHHRNIVNLIGYCDDQEDEVSGGALVLEYVSNGSLQEKLHGKRHGTNDNKTLIPWRKRMAIAAQLGEALEYLHDKCGTSLPVVHGDIKASNVLLDHNLNVKLCDFGSAKMGFSSTVVLSRNTRPRVLMGSPGYTDPHYLRTGIPSKKNDVYSFGVILLELVTGLEPFSSERPTQLLTSLLGPMLLDDAADDDHARVVDPRLGRDFDQEEAKVLLALSAECLRHPPTLRPSAAQILETINNHVSIHEDDKEKKPSHH; translated from the exons aTGGGGTTTGAATTTCTCAAGTTCAATTGTCTTGGATTGGGCCGACGAGCCAATAAACGGAAACAAATACATAATAGTAATAGCTCTACTGGTTCTGCAACTGGGAATAATGGGAATGGGAATGGGAATGATGATCATATTATGGTGGAAGACCAACATTATTCTAGTTCTCCAATTAGGAAATTTAGCTGGGATGAAATTAAGAGGTTCACCATGAATTTTTCTAGCTCTAGAGTCATTGGATCTGGTGGTTTCAGCACTGTTTACTTGGCTGATCTCACCTCTTCATCTATGACTACTAGTACTAGTAaaactcatcatcatcatcatcaaattGCTTCTGTAAAGATGAGTAATGGCAGCCGAAGCGTTTTCAAACAGGAATTGGACATCTTACGCCACCTTCACCATCGCAACATCGTCAACCTAATCGGATATTGTGACGATCAAG AGGACGAGGTAAGCGGTGGTGCCCTTGTATTGGAGTACGTCTCCAACGGCAGCTTGCAAGAGAAGCTCCATGGAAAAAGGCATGGGACAAATGATAACAAGACCTTAATACCGTGGAGAAAGCGCATGGCCATAGCTGCCCAGCTTGGGGAGGCACTGGAGTACCTTCACGACAAGTGCGGCACCAGTTTGCCAGTCGTTCATGGTGACATCAAAGCTTCCAATGTTCTTCTGGACCATAATCTCAATGTCAAGCTCTGTGATTTTGGGTCTGCCAAGATGGGTTTTTCTTCCACTGTAGTACTCAGCAGGAATACTCGACCTCGAGTGTTGATGGGCTCCCCTGGCTACACCGATCCTCACTATCTCAGAACCGGCATACCTTCAAAGAAGAACGACGTCTATAGTTTCGGAGTCATACTTCTCGAGCTGGTCACTGGGTTGGAGCCATTTTCCTCTGAGAGACCGACCCAACTGTTGACCTCTCTGCTGGGGCCCATGCTCCTCGACGATGCCGCCGACGATGACCATGCTCGAGTGGTCGACCCCCGCCTTGGCCGAGACTTTGACCAGGAAGAGGCCAAGGTTTTGCTTGCACTGTCGGCTGAGTGCCTCCGTCACCCGCCCACTCTCAGGCCTTCCGCCGCTCAGATCTTGGAAACAATAAACAACCATGTCTCTATTCACGAGGATGACAAAGAGAAGAAACCTAGTCACCACTAG